Within Runella rosea, the genomic segment CCAAAACGTCGCAATTGAATAAATGGAATCAGCTTCATCACTGCAAAAACGTCTTTGTCACCGACGGAGCGTGTATGACGTCTACGTCTACGCAAAACCCATCTTTGACCTATATGGCCATCACGGCCCGTGCCACCGACTATGCCGTGAAGCAGTTGAAAGCAAAGAATCTATAAAGGCTGCGTCAGTCGGTACAAACTGTGACGTATAACCGACCAACGCTTAAAAAAATCAACATATTTTATCTGGAAATAGCGGGGCACTGCCCCGCTATTTTGTTTTACATGAACCGTAAAATTGAAAATCAGCAGTCGTATATACGATAAAAGTCATGAGTTTACTGTAAAAATAGCCTCTCCCCGCTATCTTTGCAGCCTAAGTGATGAGTTTAGCTTTAAGAAAGTCGTCACGCCACCTTAAAATTGCGGTGATGAGCCGTTTACAAATTTTTTTTAGAATGAAAGTCCTCAAATTTGGCGGCACTTCGTGCGGCACTGTCGAAAGTATCCAACAGGTCATTCAGATTTTACAAGATAATATTGCCAAAGGTGAGCGCATAGCCGTGGTGTATTCTGCCATGGGCGGTGTAACCAACAAGTTGATTGAGATAGGGCGTATGGCATCCAAGGGAAATGCCGAGTATTTTGATGCACTCAAAGCCGTCGAAGAACGCCACTTTGCGGCCATTCGTGGCTTGATTGACATCAAAAATCAAAGCAGTTCTATCGCCAAAGTACGTGGATTGGTCAACGAATTGGAAGATTTACTGAAAGGTATTTCGCTGATTCGGGAACTGTCGGCCCGAACGCTTGATTTGTTAATGTCTTTTGGTGAGCGCCTTTCTACAACCATCATTACCGAGGCCCTCAAAGCCCGCGGTGTAAAAGCGGAGTTTTGTGACGCCCGCACCCTGATACGCACCAATGATCATTTTGGCTACGCCGAAGTGGATTTTGAGGTGACAAATGCGCAAATTTTGGCCCATTTTGCCAGAACTGATGCGATGCAGTGTATTACAGGCTTCATTGCCTCTACGGTCGAAGGGATTACAACCACCCTTGGGCGCGGTGGTTCGGATTATACGGACTCCATTTTTGGGGCGGCACTCGACGCCGACGTGATTGAAATCTGGACCGATGTAGACGGGATGATGACCGCCGACCCGCGCAAGGTTTCTACCGCGTTTACGATTCCGACCATTACCTACGCGGAAGCCATGGAGTTGAGTCACTTTGGGGCCAAAGTGATTTATCCACCGAGCTTACAGCCCGCGTTTGTTAAGAATATTCCGATTAAAGTGCTGAATACCTTCAACGTAGCCTCGGAAGGGACCACTGTTCATACAACATCCGATGAAACGTCTTTTGCCATCACGGGCATCAGCTCCATTGATGACATTGCCCTTGTCAATGTGCAAGGCAGCGGTTTGATTGGGGTGGCGGGCGTGTCGGCGCGTTTGTTTTCGGCGCTTTCGCGGCATAAAATCAGCGTCATTTTGATTTCGCAAGCATCGTCCGAACATTCGATTTGTTTTGCCATTGACCCTAAAAACGCCGACCGCGCCAAGGAGGTTTTGGACCAAACTTTTGCGCCCGAAATCAGCGCTGGCGATATTGACCGGGATGGAATTCAGATTCAGAAAAACGTTTCTATTATCGCCATCGTGGGCGAAGGAATGCGTCGTAGTACGGGTGTTTCGGGGAAATTATTTACGGCGTTGGGCAAAAATGGTATCAACGTCATCGCCACTGCCCAAGGCTCTTCGGAGTTGAATATCTCGGTGGTTATTCAGAAAAATGACCTTTCCAAGGCGCTTAATGCCATTCACGGGGTGTTTTTTCAGTCAGAAGTACGAACATTGAACCTGTTTATTGTCGGAACAGGCTTGATTGGGAGTACGTTCTTGAAACAACTTTCGGCACAGTCAGACTATTTAGCCAAAGAGAAATTGCTGAAAGTCAACGTAGTAGGCTTGGCCCGCAGCAAAAAAATGTGGCTCAATCCAGAAGGTATCAGCCTGACCCATTGGAAGGAAGAACTGGACGAAAATGGCAAAACCACGAGCTTGCCAGCGTTTGTACAGCGTATTCGGGAGTTCAACTTACCCAACAGCGTATTCATTGACTGTACGTCCGACAAGGATATTATCCATTATTATCACCCTTTGCTCGACGCCAGCGTGTCGGTCGTGACGCCCAACAAAGTGGCCAATTCGAGCAGCTACTCTGAGTATCGACGGTTGCAGCAAACGGCAGTGCGTAAGGGAGTTAAGTTTTTGTACGAAACCAACGTGGGCGCAGGTTTGCCCATCATCAACACCATTCAGGGGTTGATGGCTAGTGGTGATAAATTTGTCAAAATTGAAGCCATTTTATCTGGAACGCTGTCTTTCATTTTCAACAGCTTTGTGGAGGGAACCCGATTTGTTGATATTGTGGGCGAAGCCAAAGAAAAAGGCTACACCGAGCCTGACCCGCGCGACGATTTGAGCGGCCTCGACGTAGCGCGTAAAATCCTGATTTTGGCCCGTGAAACAGGCGTTGGACTCGAAATGAGCGACATTCAAATTGCGCCAATTTTGCCCGATAATTGTTTGCAAGCTCCAACCGTTGCTGATTTCTTTACTGAATTAGAAAATTCTGACGCGTATTTTGGGGGTTTGCTGCAAGCGGCCG encodes:
- the thrA gene encoding bifunctional aspartate kinase/homoserine dehydrogenase I; translation: MKVLKFGGTSCGTVESIQQVIQILQDNIAKGERIAVVYSAMGGVTNKLIEIGRMASKGNAEYFDALKAVEERHFAAIRGLIDIKNQSSSIAKVRGLVNELEDLLKGISLIRELSARTLDLLMSFGERLSTTIITEALKARGVKAEFCDARTLIRTNDHFGYAEVDFEVTNAQILAHFARTDAMQCITGFIASTVEGITTTLGRGGSDYTDSIFGAALDADVIEIWTDVDGMMTADPRKVSTAFTIPTITYAEAMELSHFGAKVIYPPSLQPAFVKNIPIKVLNTFNVASEGTTVHTTSDETSFAITGISSIDDIALVNVQGSGLIGVAGVSARLFSALSRHKISVILISQASSEHSICFAIDPKNADRAKEVLDQTFAPEISAGDIDRDGIQIQKNVSIIAIVGEGMRRSTGVSGKLFTALGKNGINVIATAQGSSELNISVVIQKNDLSKALNAIHGVFFQSEVRTLNLFIVGTGLIGSTFLKQLSAQSDYLAKEKLLKVNVVGLARSKKMWLNPEGISLTHWKEELDENGKTTSLPAFVQRIREFNLPNSVFIDCTSDKDIIHYYHPLLDASVSVVTPNKVANSSSYSEYRRLQQTAVRKGVKFLYETNVGAGLPIINTIQGLMASGDKFVKIEAILSGTLSFIFNSFVEGTRFVDIVGEAKEKGYTEPDPRDDLSGLDVARKILILARETGVGLEMSDIQIAPILPDNCLQAPTVADFFTELENSDAYFGGLLQAAAEKGEKLRYIATLENGKATLQLRTVDADHPFYSLSGADNIVSFTTERYNSRPLVVKGPGAGAEVTASGVFADVMSISSYLS